A genomic region of Venturia canescens isolate UGA chromosome 9, ASM1945775v1, whole genome shotgun sequence contains the following coding sequences:
- the LOC122416385 gene encoding uncharacterized protein isoform X2 yields MEKTNEKEIINLLDSLSNSGSDVSDVVLTPPRKKIVKRRPRLGVKTKQNNSCSCSHSQSKKASLCLAAVLITFWLIALSWLAAVFYGEIGRIDISIRAVKAESEAVPDTLHKCHTLFRDLQKNQTKIFNQLSGLDGQLNNFTVQLLSIQQGLHEVQESLQGAPELTDVPKNIKTLFSNTASFGSQIRDLGATVDILKEANTKLHDVQTIVQQNLTDIRHSLLDLSNMTLRPQTPTNESRIKDEALSNAIAQLASNLTHINETLSRNITWIAEDQAKDHTKLVTLQDMMQNASGNVMTLQEQCAKASDQTILVTSVNKLTDQMNEVHTWTKQMEQSFNALKNSASTMQASIADWKNQQEGKVNDEASLQPQMRSSHEIKISTKMPVDSAETRHNLTSKNVHEHTKVFERQ; encoded by the exons atggaaaaaacgaacgaaaaggaGATCATAAATCTTTTAGATTCACTGTCAAACAGTGGCAGTGACGTCTCAGACGTGGTTCTCACACCaccccgaaaaaaaatcgtcaaaag GAGGCCTCGGCTTGGtgtgaaaacaaaacaaaataattcctGCAGTTGCAGTCACTCGCAGAGCAAAAAAGCCTCTCTCTGTCTCGCTGCAGTTTTAATAACCTTTTGGTTGATAGCATTATCCTGGTTGGCTGCTGTTTTTTATGGCGAAATTGGAAGAATAGATATTTCCATACGTGCTg TGAAAGCTGAAAGCGAAGCCGTGCCTGACACCCTTCACAAGTGTCATACCCTCTTCCGAGATCTTCAGAAGaatcaaacgaaaatattcaatcaaCTATCCGGGCTCGATGGTCAACTGAACAATTTTACGGTTCAG CTCTTAAGCATCCAACAAGGTCTGCACGAAGTTCAAGAGTCGTTACAGGGAGCCCCGGAACTTACGGACGTCccgaaaaacataaaaacccTGTTCAGCAACACCGCCTCGTTCGGCAGTCAAATCCGTGACCTCGGGGCGACTGTAGATATCCTTAAAGAAGCTAACACTAAACTTCATGACGTACAGACAATAGTGCaacaaaatttaactgatATACGG CACTCCCTGCTGGATCTATCGAATATGACCCTGAGACCTCAGACGCCAACGAACGAATCGAGAATTAAGGACGAAGCTCTCAGTAACGCGATCGCTCAATTGGCGAGCAACTTGACGCACATCAACGAAACTCTTTCCCGAAATATCACGTGGATCGCTGAGGATCAGGCCAAAGATCAC ACAAAGTTGGTGACCTTGCAAGATATGATGCAAAACGCCAGTGGAAACGTGATGACGCTTCAGGAGCAATGTGCCAAAGCGAGTGATCAAACAATTCTAGTCACGTCGGTTAACAAACTAACCGatcag ATGAACGAAGTTCACACATGGACCAAACAAATGGAGCAGTCGTTCAACGCGTTAAAAAATTCGGCAAGTACGATGCAAGCGTCGATAGCGGATTGGAAGAACCAGCAAGAAGGAAAGGTCAACGATGAAGCATCTCTGCAACCGCAAATGAGATCATCTCACGAGATTAAGATATCAACGAAGATGCCGGTCGATTCAGCGg AAACGAGGCACAACTTGACgtcaaaaaatgttcacgAGCATACCAAAGTGTTTGAACGGCAATGA
- the LOC122416385 gene encoding uncharacterized protein isoform X1 yields the protein MDSVAVTVPLRPPTKKMKKRKELDALAPSHVVSRRSSGKRSSQELLTDSSDERSEYWNLTTRVNRKCRSRRGRTCPGLLRACGAFFACASVLATASLIWLFIDVRQQLTALRTEVDKVKAESEAVPDTLHKCHTLFRDLQKNQTKIFNQLSGLDGQLNNFTVQLLSIQQGLHEVQESLQGAPELTDVPKNIKTLFSNTASFGSQIRDLGATVDILKEANTKLHDVQTIVQQNLTDIRHSLLDLSNMTLRPQTPTNESRIKDEALSNAIAQLASNLTHINETLSRNITWIAEDQAKDHTKLVTLQDMMQNASGNVMTLQEQCAKASDQTILVTSVNKLTDQMNEVHTWTKQMEQSFNALKNSASTMQASIADWKNQQEGKVNDEASLQPQMRSSHEIKISTKMPVDSAETRHNLTSKNVHEHTKVFERQ from the exons ATGGACTCGGTCGCGGTGACAGTGCCTCTTCGTCCACCgacgaagaaaatgaagaaacgaaaagaaCTCGACGCCCTCGCACCTTCCCACGTAGTCTCGCGCAGGAGTTCCGGCAAGCGAAGCTCTCAG GAATTGTTGACCGACAGTAGCGACGAGCGTTCGGAATATTGGAATTTGACGACGCGTGTGAACCGGAAATGCAGAAGTCGAAGAGGACGAACGTGCCCAGGCTTATTGAGGGCTTGCGGTGCCTTTTTCGCGTGTGCCTCGGTCCTCGCCACGGCCAGTCTAATATGGCTGTTTATCGATGTTCGTCAGCAATTAACAGCACTTAGAACCGAGGTTGACAAAG TGAAAGCTGAAAGCGAAGCCGTGCCTGACACCCTTCACAAGTGTCATACCCTCTTCCGAGATCTTCAGAAGaatcaaacgaaaatattcaatcaaCTATCCGGGCTCGATGGTCAACTGAACAATTTTACGGTTCAG CTCTTAAGCATCCAACAAGGTCTGCACGAAGTTCAAGAGTCGTTACAGGGAGCCCCGGAACTTACGGACGTCccgaaaaacataaaaacccTGTTCAGCAACACCGCCTCGTTCGGCAGTCAAATCCGTGACCTCGGGGCGACTGTAGATATCCTTAAAGAAGCTAACACTAAACTTCATGACGTACAGACAATAGTGCaacaaaatttaactgatATACGG CACTCCCTGCTGGATCTATCGAATATGACCCTGAGACCTCAGACGCCAACGAACGAATCGAGAATTAAGGACGAAGCTCTCAGTAACGCGATCGCTCAATTGGCGAGCAACTTGACGCACATCAACGAAACTCTTTCCCGAAATATCACGTGGATCGCTGAGGATCAGGCCAAAGATCAC ACAAAGTTGGTGACCTTGCAAGATATGATGCAAAACGCCAGTGGAAACGTGATGACGCTTCAGGAGCAATGTGCCAAAGCGAGTGATCAAACAATTCTAGTCACGTCGGTTAACAAACTAACCGatcag ATGAACGAAGTTCACACATGGACCAAACAAATGGAGCAGTCGTTCAACGCGTTAAAAAATTCGGCAAGTACGATGCAAGCGTCGATAGCGGATTGGAAGAACCAGCAAGAAGGAAAGGTCAACGATGAAGCATCTCTGCAACCGCAAATGAGATCATCTCACGAGATTAAGATATCAACGAAGATGCCGGTCGATTCAGCGg AAACGAGGCACAACTTGACgtcaaaaaatgttcacgAGCATACCAAAGTGTTTGAACGGCAATGA
- the LOC122416385 gene encoding uncharacterized protein isoform X3, which produces MDSVAVTVPLRPPTKKMKKRKELDALAPSHVVSRRSSGKRSSQELLTDSSDERSEYWNLTTRVNRKCRSRRGRTCPGLLRACGAFFACASVLATASLIWLFIDVRQQLTALRTEVDKVKAESEAVPDTLHKCHTLFRDLQKNQTKIFNQLSGLDGQLNNFTVQLLSIQQGLHEVQESLQGAPELTDVPKNIKTLFSNTASFGSQIRDLGATVDILKEANTKLHDVQTIVQQNLTDIRHSLLDLSNMTLRPQTPTNESRIKDEALSNAIAQLASNLTHINETLSRNITWIAEDQAKDHTKLVTLQDMMQNASGNVMTLQEQCAKASDQTILVTSVNKLTDQMNEVHTWTKQMEQSFNALKNSASTMQASIADWKNQQEGKVNDEASLQPQMRSSHEIKISTKMPVDSAG; this is translated from the exons ATGGACTCGGTCGCGGTGACAGTGCCTCTTCGTCCACCgacgaagaaaatgaagaaacgaaaagaaCTCGACGCCCTCGCACCTTCCCACGTAGTCTCGCGCAGGAGTTCCGGCAAGCGAAGCTCTCAG GAATTGTTGACCGACAGTAGCGACGAGCGTTCGGAATATTGGAATTTGACGACGCGTGTGAACCGGAAATGCAGAAGTCGAAGAGGACGAACGTGCCCAGGCTTATTGAGGGCTTGCGGTGCCTTTTTCGCGTGTGCCTCGGTCCTCGCCACGGCCAGTCTAATATGGCTGTTTATCGATGTTCGTCAGCAATTAACAGCACTTAGAACCGAGGTTGACAAAG TGAAAGCTGAAAGCGAAGCCGTGCCTGACACCCTTCACAAGTGTCATACCCTCTTCCGAGATCTTCAGAAGaatcaaacgaaaatattcaatcaaCTATCCGGGCTCGATGGTCAACTGAACAATTTTACGGTTCAG CTCTTAAGCATCCAACAAGGTCTGCACGAAGTTCAAGAGTCGTTACAGGGAGCCCCGGAACTTACGGACGTCccgaaaaacataaaaacccTGTTCAGCAACACCGCCTCGTTCGGCAGTCAAATCCGTGACCTCGGGGCGACTGTAGATATCCTTAAAGAAGCTAACACTAAACTTCATGACGTACAGACAATAGTGCaacaaaatttaactgatATACGG CACTCCCTGCTGGATCTATCGAATATGACCCTGAGACCTCAGACGCCAACGAACGAATCGAGAATTAAGGACGAAGCTCTCAGTAACGCGATCGCTCAATTGGCGAGCAACTTGACGCACATCAACGAAACTCTTTCCCGAAATATCACGTGGATCGCTGAGGATCAGGCCAAAGATCAC ACAAAGTTGGTGACCTTGCAAGATATGATGCAAAACGCCAGTGGAAACGTGATGACGCTTCAGGAGCAATGTGCCAAAGCGAGTGATCAAACAATTCTAGTCACGTCGGTTAACAAACTAACCGatcag ATGAACGAAGTTCACACATGGACCAAACAAATGGAGCAGTCGTTCAACGCGTTAAAAAATTCGGCAAGTACGATGCAAGCGTCGATAGCGGATTGGAAGAACCAGCAAGAAGGAAAGGTCAACGATGAAGCATCTCTGCAACCGCAAATGAGATCATCTCACGAGATTAAGATATCAACGAAGATGCCGGTCGATTCAGCGggttaa
- the LOC122416384 gene encoding neuronal acetylcholine receptor subunit beta-2-like isoform X2: protein MFAMNLDIPQIRKTLSDIYRKSEEDNILHFHAWVSLSWPDAHLTWEPSTWDNIKELHAWSYEIWKPDLTVFNGGEFSEHNWDMSYTDCLVSFNGTVVCVLPTKYSSHCPTDYTEWPFDKHNCSMQLGAWTFYRNEIVLNFPSDGITMSSFVANKQWDIHIERGERDYNSGPDGEGELTILVHIILQRHAIRLAMVYILPAIVFMVLTLIVLWLDSQSLERILVACVNCICHIIGLFDLHWYFPISGSETTPKILFFYEVSIGLASSALVITCLLRKLRAMNVSAPMWLMSLTTVVLNSPVGTLLKMNVLERKKDASILEENEGNGSIAEGTRDRTWQEFAMILEWFTFLLCFLIYLIMLMIVLPPGTPKKLPANYWFR from the exons atgttcGCGATGAATCTTGATATACCacaaataagaaaaacacTGTCCGACATATATCGAaag TCGGAGGAAGACAATATCCTGCATTTTCACGCTTGGGTGTCACTG AGTTGGCCCGATGCCCATCTCACGTGGGAGCCTTCCACATGGGACAATATAAAAGAGTTGCACGCTTGGAGTTACGAGATTTGGAAGCCGGATTTGACGGTTTTCAATGG TGGGGAATTTTCTGAACACAACTGGGACATGTCATACACCGATTGCCTAGTCAGTTTCAATGGCACAGTAGTCTGCGTCCTACCAACGAAATATTCGAGCCACTGTCCGACCGATTACACCGAATGGCCTTTCGACAAGCACAACTGTTCGATGCAACTAGGCGCTTGGACTTTTTATCGCAACGAGATTGTTCTCAATTTTCCATCGGATGGT atCACGATGAGCTCATTCGTCGCAAATAAACAATGGGACATCCACATTGAACGTGGAGAACGTGATTACAATTCAGGACCGGATGGCGAAGGCGAATTGACGATACTCGTCCACATTATTCTCCAAAGACATGCCATCAGACTCGCCATGGTTTACATTTTACCTGCTATCG ttttcatgGTGTTAACGCTCATAGTGTTGTGGCTCGATTCGCAATCGCTCGAAAGGATTCTCGTTGCTTGCGTCAATTGCATTTGCCACATTATTGGACTCTTCGATTTGCATTGGTACTTCCCGATATCAGGGTCTGAAACGACCCCGAAAATAC tgtttttttACGAGGTTTCGATAGGACTGGCGTCGTCGGCACTCGTTATAACTTGCTTGCTTCGAAAATTACGAGCAATGAATGTGTCAGCGCCGATGTGGTTGATGTCACTGACGACAGTCGTGCTGAATTCTCCAGTTGGTACGCTGCTGAAAATGAATGTTTTGGAGCGAAAAAAAGATGCTTCGATCCTTGAAGAAAACGAGGGCAACGGATCGATTGCTGAGGGCACGAGAGATCGAACGTGGCAGGAATTTGCAATGATTCTCGAATGGTTCACTTTCCTTCTATGTTTTCTCATTTATCTTATCATGCTGATGATTGTTTTGCCACCAGGAACCCCGAAAAAACTTCCTGCCAACTATTGGTTCcgttaa
- the LOC122416384 gene encoding neuronal acetylcholine receptor subunit beta-2-like isoform X1 — protein MRTLFIILMFALAIHEIQCVDSEEPECKDSTKTTSKRLSDHLFCEYNSFIRPTVKDRESTRVDIHMTPQYVEFSEEDNILHFHAWVSLSWPDAHLTWEPSTWDNIKELHAWSYEIWKPDLTVFNGGEFSEHNWDMSYTDCLVSFNGTVVCVLPTKYSSHCPTDYTEWPFDKHNCSMQLGAWTFYRNEIVLNFPSDGITMSSFVANKQWDIHIERGERDYNSGPDGEGELTILVHIILQRHAIRLAMVYILPAIVFMVLTLIVLWLDSQSLERILVACVNCICHIIGLFDLHWYFPISGSETTPKILFFYEVSIGLASSALVITCLLRKLRAMNVSAPMWLMSLTTVVLNSPVGTLLKMNVLERKKDASILEENEGNGSIAEGTRDRTWQEFAMILEWFTFLLCFLIYLIMLMIVLPPGTPKKLPANYWFR, from the exons ATGCGAACactgtttattattttaatgttCGCTCTCGCGATCCACGAGATTCAATGTGTCGATTCGGAAGAACCTGAGTGCAAGGATTCAACTAAAACTACTTCGAAACGCCTCTCGGATCACCTGTTTTGTGAATACAACTCCTTCATAAGACCGACTGTAAAAGATCGCGAATCGACTCGCGTAGATATTCATATGACGCCCCAGTACGTCGAAttc TCGGAGGAAGACAATATCCTGCATTTTCACGCTTGGGTGTCACTG AGTTGGCCCGATGCCCATCTCACGTGGGAGCCTTCCACATGGGACAATATAAAAGAGTTGCACGCTTGGAGTTACGAGATTTGGAAGCCGGATTTGACGGTTTTCAATGG TGGGGAATTTTCTGAACACAACTGGGACATGTCATACACCGATTGCCTAGTCAGTTTCAATGGCACAGTAGTCTGCGTCCTACCAACGAAATATTCGAGCCACTGTCCGACCGATTACACCGAATGGCCTTTCGACAAGCACAACTGTTCGATGCAACTAGGCGCTTGGACTTTTTATCGCAACGAGATTGTTCTCAATTTTCCATCGGATGGT atCACGATGAGCTCATTCGTCGCAAATAAACAATGGGACATCCACATTGAACGTGGAGAACGTGATTACAATTCAGGACCGGATGGCGAAGGCGAATTGACGATACTCGTCCACATTATTCTCCAAAGACATGCCATCAGACTCGCCATGGTTTACATTTTACCTGCTATCG ttttcatgGTGTTAACGCTCATAGTGTTGTGGCTCGATTCGCAATCGCTCGAAAGGATTCTCGTTGCTTGCGTCAATTGCATTTGCCACATTATTGGACTCTTCGATTTGCATTGGTACTTCCCGATATCAGGGTCTGAAACGACCCCGAAAATAC tgtttttttACGAGGTTTCGATAGGACTGGCGTCGTCGGCACTCGTTATAACTTGCTTGCTTCGAAAATTACGAGCAATGAATGTGTCAGCGCCGATGTGGTTGATGTCACTGACGACAGTCGTGCTGAATTCTCCAGTTGGTACGCTGCTGAAAATGAATGTTTTGGAGCGAAAAAAAGATGCTTCGATCCTTGAAGAAAACGAGGGCAACGGATCGATTGCTGAGGGCACGAGAGATCGAACGTGGCAGGAATTTGCAATGATTCTCGAATGGTTCACTTTCCTTCTATGTTTTCTCATTTATCTTATCATGCTGATGATTGTTTTGCCACCAGGAACCCCGAAAAAACTTCCTGCCAACTATTGGTTCcgttaa
- the LOC122416588 gene encoding uncharacterized protein, which yields MDYLMEGQQREVNRESGESNLSDYSEKRKWKSSFVLIPPSWSSQITVLVRSEELVHVFMYDFVVNGHWKISVFRVAYQHPRLKQLPMFKSSEILVDFIVDRIHPQLAARYIMPGILITIMTLTTLKLDPGSKEHLALGCLNPIIIHLLSIEDLNYILPQKVNGVPNIVLIYVNSFGLAIVALLLTIFFVNLRETKNSVPIWISSTISLALRHKIGQIVLFHVPGQSADTNIERDTEHGYDFVNSEHHKTNWRYVVALLN from the exons ATGGATTATTTAATGGAAGGTCAGCAAAGGGAAGTTAATCGAGAA TCCGGCGAGTCTAATTTGAGCGATTATTCTGAGAAGCGCAAGTGGAAGTCTAGCTTTGTCTTGATTCCTCCATCCTGGTCCAGTCAAATTACAGTTCTTGTAAGAAGCGAAGAACTCGTGCAT GTCTTCATGTATGACTTTGTGGTAAATGGGCACTGGAAAATATCCGTCTTTCGAGTCGCTTACCAACACCCCCGGTTGAAACAATTGCCAATGTTTAAGTCATCCGAAATCTTGGTAGATTTCATAGTGGACAGGATTCATCCACAATTAGCAGCGAGATACATTATGCCTGGAATAC ttATAACGATCATGACCTTAACGACGTTGAAACTTGATCCTGGATCGAAGGAACATCTCGCTCTAGGATGTCTGAATCCGATAATAATTCATCTGCTTTCTATCGAAGATCTTAATTACATCCTTCCTCAAAAAGTAAACGGAGTGCCGAACATTG tGCTCATTTACGTGAACTCATTCGGCCTAGCGATCGTCGCTCTTCtcctcacaatttttttcgttaatctTCGTGAGACCAAAAATTCAGTACCGATTTGGATTTCCTCAACGATCTCATTGGCCCTGAGACACAAAATTGGACAAATCGTACTTTTCCACGTTCCTGGTCAAAGTGCAGACACCAATATTGAACGTGATACTGAACATGGTTACGATTTCGTCAATTCCGAGCACCATAAAACTAACTGGCGTTACGTCGTTGCTCTTTTAAATTAG
- the LOC122416387 gene encoding neuralized-like protein 2, whose translation MMTEKSRKIINRFHPSHGENIILYDENTVAFRKTSFADAVTFSEKPLQLGELFLLEIEKHELGWSGHMRLGLTQINPATIDRNFLPKYALPNLLTMGSSWVFTITQGPHPILSLEDGYKEVIPRVGIPSQGKRLPTDDISIQTARGLIPFTALRPNTVASSQNLLPTETGSRIGIMYVPQAGSDKAEMHFIINGEDQGVCGKDIPYKEQPLYVVVDVYGTTKQVRIIQLYGVLSLQSVCRDAILQYTKRNTVNSLPLPQMLKDYLLYYMQ comes from the exons atgatgacagaaaaatcgaggaaaatcaTCAACAGATTTCATCCCAGTCATGGCGAAAATATTATACTTTACGATGAGAATACTGTTGCATTTAGAAAAACGAGCTTCGCCGATGCCGTTACTTTTAGCGAAAAACCCTTGCAACTTGGAGAACTTTTCTTGTTGGAAATTGAAAAGCACGAACTTGGATGGAGCGGACATATGAGACTAGGTCTAACTCAAATAAATCCAGCAACCATCGATCGCAACTTTCTTCCCAAATATGCTTTACCCAATCTTCTAACAATGGGCTCCAGCTGGGTTTTTACCATTACTCAAGGCCCGCATCCAATACTCAGTTTAGAAGATGGATACA AAGAAGTAATACCGAGGGTAGGAATACCAAGTCAAGGGAAACGGCTCCCAACAGACGATATAAGCATACAGACCGCGCGAGGACTAATTCCGTTTACAGCACTGAGACCAAACACGGTTGCTTCCTCACAAAATCTATTGCCTACTGAGACAGGATCCCGAATTGGCATCATGTACGTTCCTCAGGCTGGTTCAGACAAAGCGGAAATGCATTTCATCATAAATGGGGAAGATCAGGGTGTTTGCGGCAAAGACATCCCTTACAAAGAACAACCGCTTTATGTTGTGGTCGATGTTTATGGAACTACGAAGCAAGTGAGGATAATTCAGTTGTACGGAG TTCTGAGCTTACAGAGCGTTTGTCGAGACGCCATTCTTCAATATACGAAGCGAAACACTGTGAATTCATTGCCACTGCCACAAATGTTGAAGGATTATCTCCTTTATTATATGCAGTGA
- the Idi gene encoding isopentenyl-diphosphate Delta-isomerase 1 codes for MSVFRVLLFFLPAVTSSLSSSEGLPRVIEWRKKRESFHQIPHEEFRRLKRMTFTFGNTVRKSGIIKEAFRAFSSKLNIAAPIQEAALDEKCILVDEFDRPRGEASKRECHQINERGGDLPLHRGFSVFLFDTKGNLLLQKRASTKITFPSCYTNTCCSHPLAEVPGEDEEHLALGVKRAAQRRLNYELGIPKTEAGLDEFKYLTRIHYRSLGDGKWGEHEIDYVLFLKKKSITLDPNPDEVSEIHWVAKDAFPDFIKDVGAPLTPWFQLMLKYSLPQWWENLDSLEKCQDHVSIQRFL; via the exons ATGTCCGTGTTTCGTGTTCTACTCTTTTTCCTCCCAGCAGTTACGAGCTCGCTTTCGTCAAGTGAAGGTCTCCCGCGTGTTATTgagtggaggaaaaaaagagaaagctTTCATCAAATTCCACACGAGGAATTTCGTAGACTGAAAAGGATGACGTTTACATTTGGCAACACAGTGCGTAAAAGTGGCATAATTAAAGAAGCTTTCAGAGCATTCTCGTCCAAATTGAATATCGCTGCACCTATTCAAGAGGCTGctctcgatgaaaaatgtatcCTAGTTGACGAGTTCGACAGACCTCGTGGTGAAGCTAGCAAACGAGAATGTCATCAAATTAACGAAAGAGGCGGCGATCTTCCTCTTCATCGTGGTTTCAGTGTCTTCCTTTTCGACACCAAAGGCAACTTACTGCTTCAAAAAAGAGCGTCGACAAAG ATAACATTTCCTAGCTGCTATACAAATACTTGCTGCAGTCACCCATTGGCAGAAGTACCAGGTGAAGATGAAGAGCATTTGGCTCTTGGTGTTAAAAGAGCAGCTCAGCGCAGATTGAATTATGAATTGGGAATTCCAAAGACTGAAGCTGGACTAGAtgaatttaaatatttaacGAGAATACATTATCGTTCGCTGGGTGATGGCAAATGGGGGGAGCATGAAATAGACTATGTGCTGTTTCTTAAAAAGAAATCAATAACACTTGATCCGAATCCTGATGAAGTTAGCGAAATACATTGGGTAGCCAAAGATGCTTTTCCTGATTTTATAAAAGACGTTGGTGCACCTCTGACTCCTTGGTTTCAACTCATGTTGAAATACTCGCTGCCACAGTGGTGGGAAAATTTGGACTCCCTTGAAAAATGTCAAGATCATGTTTCAATTCAACGATTCTTGTGA